In a genomic window of Borrelia maritima:
- the prfB gene encoding peptide chain release factor 2 (programmed frameshift), with amino-acid sequence MKEKINALFKQAEDIWRKLDKKEIQAKIEKYEKEINQKNFWNDPKKAKEVIKAQSILKNKIDLWEELLNKIKELSDLYEIIENEKDTNSLEIEFNALEKQYKDLLTISYFKEELDANGAFLTIHSGAGGTEACDWVAMLYRMYSRYAERKKYKTELIDLLEAEGGIKSVTIEIKGEYAYGLLKSEVGIHRLIRISPFDAAKKRHTSFASVFIDPVIDEKIEIIIKPEDIRIDTYRASGAGGQHVNKTSSAVRITHIETGIVTQSQSDRSQHKNKEMAMKVLKSRLYEYYKNKEDEKNKSKQDTKKEISWGNQIRSYVFQPYNLVKDHRTKFENSNTTSVMDGNIDNFIEEYLKWKSLN; translated from the exons ATGAAAGAAAAAATAAATGCATTATTTAAACAAGCTGAAGACATTTGGAGGAAGCTT GACAAAAAAGAAATTCAAGCTAAAATCGAAAAATACGAAAAAGAAATAAACCAGAAAAATTTTTGGAATGATCCTAAAAAAGCCAAAGAAGTCATTAAAGCTCAAAGTATTTTAAAAAACAAAATTGATCTGTGGGAAGAGCTATTAAACAAAATCAAAGAATTAAGTGATCTATACGAAATTATTGAAAATGAAAAAGATACTAACAGCTTGGAAATTGAATTTAATGCACTTGAAAAACAGTACAAAGATTTACTCACAATTTCTTACTTTAAAGAAGAGCTTGATGCAAATGGAGCTTTTTTAACTATTCATTCTGGAGCTGGAGGCACTGAAGCATGCGACTGGGTTGCAATGCTTTACAGAATGTATTCAAGATATGCTGAGAGAAAAAAATACAAAACAGAGCTTATTGATTTGCTTGAAGCAGAAGGTGGGATCAAATCTGTTACAATAGAAATAAAAGGTGAGTATGCGTATGGACTTTTAAAAAGTGAAGTGGGAATACATCGTCTTATAAGAATTTCTCCGTTTGATGCTGCTAAAAAAAGACATACCTCTTTTGCATCAGTATTTATTGACCCTGTTATTGATGAAAAAATAGAAATAATAATTAAACCAGAAGATATTAGAATTGATACATACAGAGCATCGGGAGCCGGAGGGCAACACGTTAACAAAACATCCTCTGCTGTGAGAATAACTCACATTGAAACAGGAATAGTAACTCAATCTCAAAGCGACCGAAGTCAGCACAAAAACAAAGAAATGGCAATGAAAGTTTTAAAATCAAGACTTTATGAATACTACAAGAATAAAGAAGATGAAAAAAATAAATCCAAACAAGATACAAAAAAAGAAATTTCCTGGGGTAACCAGATAAGATCTTACGTATTTCAGCCTTATAATTTGGTAAAAGATCACAGAACAAAATTTGAAAATTCAAACACAACTTCGGTTATGGACGGCAACATAGACAATTTCATAGAAGAGTATTTAAAATGGAAAAGCTTAAACTAA
- the ftsY gene encoding signal recognition particle-docking protein FtsY — translation MGILEKIKNLFKKEQQENVIENLEDILLESDINNEIVIEITNKLTKEKNKNEQTIIEKLKELLSNYINTKKFTLENNKLNILLIVGINGIGKTSSIAKLANKLKNEGKNILISAADTFRAAAIEQMKIYGEQIGVRIISQNQGSDPSAVIFDSISSAKLKNYDALIIDTAGRLQNKENLIKELKKINNVILKQINNTNINYQKILVIDSTIGKNANSQAEIFNKAIEIDGIIITKLDSSSKAGAIINISKILKKPIYFTTFGEKLEDIKEFDINEYFNKLL, via the coding sequence TTGGGAATTTTAGAAAAAATAAAAAATTTATTTAAAAAAGAACAACAAGAAAATGTTATTGAAAACCTAGAAGACATTCTATTAGAATCAGACATTAATAATGAAATTGTAATAGAAATAACAAACAAATTAACAAAAGAAAAAAATAAAAACGAACAAACTATTATTGAAAAACTAAAAGAACTTTTAAGTAATTATATTAACACAAAAAAATTTACTCTAGAAAATAACAAATTAAACATTTTACTAATAGTTGGCATAAATGGAATTGGAAAAACATCAAGTATAGCAAAACTTGCAAATAAATTAAAAAATGAAGGCAAAAATATATTAATATCGGCTGCTGATACATTCAGAGCAGCTGCAATTGAACAAATGAAAATTTATGGAGAACAAATAGGTGTTCGAATAATATCTCAAAACCAAGGAAGCGATCCATCGGCTGTAATATTTGACAGCATTTCAAGCGCTAAGCTTAAAAATTACGATGCATTAATTATTGACACAGCCGGAAGATTGCAAAATAAAGAAAATTTAATAAAAGAGCTTAAAAAAATAAACAATGTAATATTAAAGCAAATAAATAATACTAACATCAATTATCAAAAAATACTTGTAATCGATTCTACTATTGGGAAAAATGCAAATAGCCAAGCAGAAATTTTTAATAAAGCAATAGAAATAGACGGAATAATAATCACAAAACTTGATTCATCCTCAAAAGCAGGTGCAATAATAAACATTTCAAAAATTCTCAAAAAACCTATATACTTTACTACCTTTGGGGAAAAACTAGAAGATATTAAAGAATTTGATATAAATGAATATTTTAATAAATTGCTATGA